The DNA sequence AATCCAAATGCATATGCACTTGAGTCCTGTAAGAAAACCTTTGCCCTCTTTTGTCATCCCCGCGAAAGCGGGGATCCAGTATTTGTTGCTGGTTCCCGACTTTCGTCGGGACGACGCCTGGATTCCGGCTCCCTGCTTACTGCCTGCAGGGACAGGCTCCGCCGGAATGACAGAACGGGATTCAAATGCATAGGCTTTTAAAATCCAATCATCTCACAGGCTGATCGCTGACAGCTGACAGCTTTTTTAACATTAAAGCGAATTAAATTGCTTTGTGAGGCGGGAGGTGTAGCGGGCGGCGGCGTTTTTGTGCAGAATTCCTTTGGTCGCCATGCTGGCAATTACCGGAAGAGCCGCTTTTAGTGCCTTTTCTGCTTCTGTTTTATTTTTGGAGGCGAGGCTTGCTTTAAGCGTCTTG is a window from the Deltaproteobacteria bacterium genome containing:
- the rpsT gene encoding 30S ribosomal protein S20 codes for the protein MAEAAKAKKKKTGSKISARKRARQNLKHYARNKTLLSKMRNCIKTLKASLASKNKTEAEKALKAALPVIASMATKGILHKNAAARYTSRLTKQFNSL